A region of the Apium graveolens cultivar Ventura chromosome 6, ASM990537v1, whole genome shotgun sequence genome:
AGCTTGAAAACAGCTCATGAATCAACTCTATTTGTTTTGTAATTCATTAATAATTCTACATTTGTACTCTAAAtaaaaaattatggaaaataaGTTTATCTTGACTTGAAGCGCGATTTGAGGGAGTTTGTTAGGGTTTCAGAATATCCGGTGTCTTGTATTCTGAGATTTGAAGTTCCCTTTTCTCTTTACAATGAGATCACCAGATGACTGTAATTCAACAAATGGGAAATTAAATTATACTGTAGTTGttagtattttttttattaatataactTATAATTTTGACTCACATAATTTATAACCTAACAATTGAGTTAAATATCTGTTCTAAATTATTGTTAATATTTGACATATGATAGTTGATAAGAATAAAATGCATGTATATTTACATACACTACAATAAATATGATCATTTAtgacggtttttttgaactgaaatcgtcgtaattgagccatttatGACAGAAAAAAATCGTCGTTTCTGATCGAGTAGTAAGTTCattttttcgtcacaagataaaattgcgtcgcaagttAAGAAGTAGAGACCCAcatactcaataaaataataaatctattTACGACGAAATATTTTGTCGTATGTTATGAACTTAAGACGGAACATATCGTCGTATGTTAACTACTTGTACTAAAAAAAAATCTCGCCGGAAAAATGGAAAAATTTCAGATTCCGGTGATATTTCCATTTTTCGGCAAACCATAACAAGTTCAAATCAGTGTTTTTCAGCTCGTTTATGCACACCAAACAAATCAAAACTACTTATACAGTACATAACATCATATTACCAACAAATCGTTAGTTCTAATATTACACAAACAGGGCCATTTCTGAACCAAACAAAATATCAGAAAATAAAGCTATATTATATGTTCAATTTATAAACGCTAACACAGAAACAAACAATTTATCACGATATCAAAAAACAAAATATGAAACTCGGTTCAAAATATTTATAACGGGGATTTTCACTATACGAGCTCGGCTGGAACGCCTTTAATATATTATTCAGTATTTCATGACCATCATATATTTTTTACAGAGTACATAATTGCATTCACGATATGTTATTAGGAACATGACTGTATAATAATTAGGAGCAAAATTAGCAAAATTTATCAGTATTAGttttttctaaactttttatACATATTTTACAGTTTATGAAATAAACATTAATACTACTACGTAATACATACCGCTTCTActgaattttaaattatttcacTTTTTAGCACACATTTTTAAGTAATCAGATTATATTATTTTCTatttaaaactaatatttttatttaaatcccTTTTCTATTTAATTTAAAACCAAAAATCACTTTTAAACTCAGTGTAGGCGCGGTAAGACAGGGCTCCAATATATGTTTTGTATTTCTTTTGAACTTGGATTTTTCTTTGATATATGTTTAAGTGCACGTCCTATGATTTAAATCGAATAAGTGACTGATAAGTGACAAATTGGtaaatgcttataagttataCAAGTATTTGGATAATTAAATTTATTAgtcagattttttttatttaaatgaactaaaataaataatttttaaatataattatcttaattcttatatttcaaatttgattaacattttaaaaatatattttaaaataaaaattgagaaaaaaatgaaaaaatgaaaaataagttaagaaaaagtacgtcgttactaacattcaacttatcagcttataaattGTATATTCAACTTATAAGTCGGGTCGCCAAACATTCGTCAATAAGCTGTTATATGTTTATAAGCCAATAAGCTGCTTATAAGGTATCCGattgggaaatcttaaaataagtaacttataacttaaaattaataagtgacttaaaagtgataagtagatgaatacttataagttatgtaagtgtttggttaattttacttataagccagattttttttaacttaaatgaactaaaataaataatttttaaatattattatcttaattcatgacttttaaattaacttaacatttaaaaacatacatttaaaaactaaaattaataaaaaagtgaaaactcaaaataagttgagaaaaaatatgttgttactaacattcaacttattagCTTATAAATCATAAATTTGAATTATAAATTGTGTCGACAAACAGTTCGAGATAAGTACTTACGAGCTTATCAGAAACTTATAAGCCCGTACACAAGCTGACCCAAGATTTGCCAAATAGACCCTAAATGCTTGGTTGCGACATGTGACGCGGCACGGTTTGTAGCTGTATTGGCCGCGGAGTGGAAGACAAATGCGATTTGCAAGGTGCAAGCAAAGACAGCGGGATGGGGTTGGTAAAGTCAATTCTGACAGGATATATCGAGCAAAGATAAGTCAATATTGACGTAGTCAGGATATATGGAGTAACATGGTACTGCAGTCTGCAATGACCAATCTTTTATTTATTACTCTCTCCGTCCGGTCAATTCTTTACGTTTGGTTTGGGCACGGAGGCtaaaagagaaagaaaagtgaGTGAAGTGGTGAGACccattgatttttaatatataaaaggGAGATAGTGGAGTAAAAATAGTATGGAAATGGAGAAAAAACGGGAAAGTGGTGGGACCCATTAACTATTTTGAGTAAGTTTTGAAATATAAAAAATTGGATGGGATATCCAAAAAATGAAAGTGTAAAGAAATGGTTGGGACAAGGAAGTAGAAGTTTGTTCATCTTTTTTGgttaaacaaaaaaaaatcatttgTTTCTTTATTTGATAATTGAGAAGTAAATGAGTTACGAGCGTGTCATGTGTGTGACTACGAGGCGACACGGATTCGTAAAAAATAAGCATTAATTCTcgtaaaaaaatttatttacgCAATTTTTTAAACACATTTAATTCAAAAGACAATTCCTGAATTCATAAGAAATAATTACTGAAATTAAGAATTCTTGAATTCATAAGAAATAATCATTGAATTTACGAGAAAAAAAagatttttttgaaatttttgatttaataaatattttcttCATATATTACATCCTAATATTGTTTATACAGTAATAGAAaattctaaaataaaataaaaataaattggagctaaaataaatagtaattaaaaGTAAGGTGATTATGCATGTTTGAGCATGAACATGCAAAATCTACATCTTGATACTCAAAACTACTGTTAGGTCTTTCAAGTTTGAAAGGTCATGCAATCCATTGATGTGTTCATGCCATTATATATTCCTAGCTgtaattgtttacattttttacagagtgtccgacacgtattttaagatgCATATGAAGTATAATTCTgtaaattttttttacaaatttttttttctgaataaaaattaaaacatttaacttttattcagaaaaaaaaattattaaaataaattacataactatactttttatgcaacTTAAAATACGTGCCGGATACTTTCCAGAAAtataaacaattggaagggaccgAGGGAGTAATTCTTAGCTCCATCATTTTTTTACCCTTCTCGTATTGATCACATCTTCGATATGTACTGAAAATTTCTCCAACATCTTCGATATAACCTCAATTTTCAAAGTGGGTAATTATAAACAATGTCCTCAAATTTACTTTGAAAATAGGAAGCAGATACTTAATATCATACACACTGTAATATCATACACACtcataaatattaaatatattttagacgttatacaatatttattaataaaaaaattatcaaaattttaattaatatatttaaatggtattaaaaaaatttagaaaatgaCGTGTGTTATGCTAGTTTGATTTGAAAATAGGAAGCAGATACGTGGTGTGAAGAAAGAAATATTATTTTGTAAAAGAAAGAATAATTTTCGTTTAGGCTTTGAGACGGGCTTTGGAATCTTATCAAAAAAATTTATCAAAAGTTTCATTTTCTTTGATTGCCATTTTAGTTGTATGAGAAAATCGTTTTAGGAAGAGTTTTGAGACATCATCAAAAGATTAAAGAGCATGGTTTCCTATATGGTTTGATATAAAATTAACGATCATTAAGCTTAAGTATCCATATTTAACTACTAAACATAAAATATGTGAAATCAAAAAACAAGATTGTGAAAATAGAACAGGTGTGTCAAATTAAAACTATTATCAGTTTTACATCGTAAATCAAACATCTTTTACGTAATGATATACAACTGCAGGCTTATTTTGCATCTGCCTCCTTAAGTTTTCAAAATAATCCTATAACTAGAAAATAAGAGCTTAACTTTAATTAATTTTAGAACAAACTTTACGAATTTCACCGGCCGTACCAGTTTTCACCCCAATATTAGTCATTTTAATCATGGATTTTCCAAACTCCAAGTTCAATGTCAGTCCAGCCAAGCCTCTAATACCCATAAACCTCTGTGCAAAATTCCTTGTTGTACTGTCCTGCCATAAGCTTTGATCTGACTCCAGAATTCCCCGATTATCGCGCACATTCTTGAAGAACGAACGATCGAAATTGTTGCCACTTCCATAGTCCAAAGCGATTCGTTTGTTTCCATCACCGTTTTGAGGACAGAGAGATTGGAGTGTAGGAAGGAATGAGGGATCAATGGTCGGATCAGCACCTCCGGAGTTGGTGAAGTTGTAGAGTCtgtagcttacgaattggcaaGCAACTGTTCCAATTGTGTGTCCTCCTACAATATAAATGTTTAAATTGTTTGAGTTAGACTGTACTATAATGGTCTTTTGCAGAATCAGAATATTGCATGCATGTAATATTGCTTACCAACAAGAGTGACAAGATCTTGAGCACTCAGACCAACATCTGCAAATTTCTTTTTTTGGACAGTTACCGAATCTCTGAAACTCGGCAAATTTGATGTATCAGACGCTAATGACACTCGTCCGTCTCTCCTTCCTGTTGGCACTTTATAAGTTAATGCACCGACCTGCATGAAACACATTAGCAAAAGTTAAATAACTACTCCCTCCGACCCTCCCAATTATTATcgtccgacacgcattttaagatgaattaaaagtatagttttataattttttcttaattttttttttctgaataaaagtttgaTCTTATATTGCTTAGCAATATTAATATTACTCGATAAATGTTCTATATGTGTTTGAATTTGAATTCATCTTACTTCGACGGTAGCATCACGAGCAGCAAGAGCCAGAATATCAGCACAAGAAACAACGCCAGGGCATGCTGCCTCTAGCTGTGTCTTAGCGTCTTCAATGACATCATAGCCTCTCAACAGAAGATTTGGTGGAGCAGTTTTCTCAGCATTGCTGCCATCGATAAGAATCGAGGCATCGCAACCATGAACAAAGCAATCATGGAAGACCATTCTAAGCAATCCGGGAGCAACAGCAGAATTGGACTTAACATGTTTCTTAACGGTGGCCTGAACAATCGATTCCGCTTTCGGGCAAGACCTAGAATAAAACCCGACCTTAGTTTGCGCTAAGGCCAAGGGTGTGGCAACTAAGAGAATAAGTACTAGTAGAGAAAACTTGTTAAGAAAAGAATCCATTTGAGATAGCTTGCAATGTGTGTGTGTTAGGTTGATTGTGGGTATTAAAGCAAAGGTGGAAGATGTATTTATAGTGAAATGAAAGTGCTAAAAATGGATAAACGTGTGGAGACTACGAGGGTCAATGTATGGCAACAGAATTCAAAAGTTTGTTCTGTGCATAGTGAGTTGGAGTCCACTCTAGGGCTGCCCCATATTGTTTGATTCGAACTATTGAAAATTCAAGACCAAGTGAATTCATGTTCACACAGTTGCATTACACAAGATGGCATGGGACTCGATTTTTTTAGCAATTtgtttattttttaaatttgatATTTAAGTTTCCGGGCCAGTTTATCAACAAGTCGAATAATTTTAAAGAACAATACAATAAAATATTTCACCGCCGTTACCCCTATTTAAATCTGTGTATAtatctaaaattaaaaataaaatatcgGTAAGCCCCTAAAATCCGGCTGATTTCAAAACTAGCTGGCTAACTTAAATTTTTGCATTACACAGTTCTTAACAGTGGTGTAAACTAGTAGTTTTGGCTTTTATGTAATAAATTAATGCTCATCTGCTGTAACATAAAGTCGGTTAATAAACTAATATATCTTGTTAAACCAAGTTAAATATTTCTACAAAGTTGTTTAGAAAAGTAACCCTTTATCTTTTCAACAAGGTGTGTTATATCTTTTTAACTTTTAACTTCTTACGAAGGTACTATGTTTGTCTGTTTACGTAGTTGTTCACCGTCAATTAATTACTAAGGTAGTGAATATTGTATATTATTATCTGCTATGATATTTTCTTAATTTGAAAATTGactttatttaaaaattatggGAACGGCAAAACAAAGTGTGTCTAACCCCACAAATGTTCTAGTTGGTTTAAAGTGCGACTTTAGGGGATTATCATCCCAAGATTATAAGTTTGAATTCACTTAGAGACACGGAACGGAAGTAAATAAATTACAATATTTGATGGATACGAGTATGTCAGCATCCTTCCAGATTAGTTGAGGTACGCGAAAGTTGATCCTGAtgacaaataaaaaaaaagaagaaggaTAAAGTGTGAAACGCACATTTAAAAGCAGGGGAATCGCTTGATGTTAAACATTGAACTTTCTGGCAAGGTTAATTCAATTATTTTGAGTATTGAAAACGATGAAGATGTTTTATTTCCTGTTAATGaaagtaattatcatattttttaaaTCACAAAGTTGGTAGAGAGGGCCGAGGGGGGGTACATGCATGCAGTGCATGAAAAAAGTAAGTGGAAACTGTTGACTCGGGTTTTTTCAAAACAAGAATCCATAGAATGCGTGTGGGGTCGCGAAACGCGAATTGCTTTTTAGGTGGTTTTGGAAACTTCCTAACCAGTGTGTCCAGGTTTACTTGGTTTATATGAAGCATCTCACTGCTTACCGGACCAATCTTAGGGCACGTTTTACAAATCTCATAAGCCGACTTATTGATTTATAAATCCGTTATAATTTATTGACGAATATTTATTGACCCGATTTAAAagttgaatttataacttataagttaataagttgaatgttagtaatgacatatttttcttaatttattttttatttttcatttttttatgaattttagttttaatttttttttaaacgttaatctaacttaaaatataagaatcaagataattatatttaaaaattatttattttagttcatttaaataaaaaaaattctaactcataagttaaattatccaaacacttgtataacttataagcatttatcaacttatcacttattaATCACTTATTCAGTTTGagttataagttacttattttaaaatttccccAATGGACACTTACTTTCCTTTCAATCTGTTTGGCTAAACTTAGAAGTCTACTTATCATTTATAATCTCCTAACAGATTAAAGAGTTTTTGTCGATCTTATTTTTTAGTtcaatttataatttataaattgaTAGATTTAATGTTAGAAATGACGTCTATTTCCCAATTTATTTTAACTTTTCGCtttttattaactttagttttaaaatatatattttcaaATGTTAAACAAACTTAAAattcaatatttaaaataattatattcagaagttatttattttagttcatttaagtaaTTTTTTATTCATAAGtgaaattatccaaacacttgtCTGCTTATCGCTTATAAGTCACTTATTAATTTTTAAGTCATAATTACTTAATTTACGATCGTCTGCTTATCGTTTATAAGtcatttattattttatttttttgacaAAATGCGAATTTTTATTACTCCAAACTTTCTTGCAAATTACAGTTTCTAGTATCGATTGGAATAGACCTCCAATCAAGATCACGATCAGGATACATATGTGCAACCCGAGCTAACTCATGAGCTGCCATATTCGCGGATCGTTTAATGAAGTACAACCTGATGTTGTTTGCCTGCTTGAGTAGTAGTCGACAGTCTTCAATTACCCTTTCCAGCCGGGAACACATAGAATTGTCGCTTCTAATTAGCTGCACCACCACTAGGCAATCAGTTTCCACTGTGACTATATTCCAGTTTCTCTCTTTAGCCCAGCTCAAGGCCTCTCTAACTGCTATAGCTTCGACTAAAGTTGGGTTTAAGATCTCCATAAAGCTTCTGGTTTTCGCTAGTAACAGTTGGCCTTCATGGTTCCGTGCAATGAATCCTATACCAGAAACCCCCTAGTCTTTCAACCCTGCCGCGTCAGCCGTTATCTTTACTTCGTTTAGGTGTGGCTTTACCCAGAACAAGGCACCATCTCCTGCAACAGGAGGATTGACAGGTACCCCAAGTCTCCTATCTTGGGCAAGAGTCCACTGTGAAAGATACTCCCATGCTTTCTCTAAAATCTTGATTGACTTCCATCTCTTTCTGTTCCAAACCCAGTCATTTCTGGCCCTTCAAATTGACCAACACAATGTGATCGTTCTAGCTCAGTCCTGCATTGTTTGACTTGCAAGGGTCCTCTCTAGCCATACAGTAAAATTCGGGGTGTCCTCTATGTTGA
Encoded here:
- the LOC141668679 gene encoding peroxidase N1-like, yielding MDSFLNKFSLLVLILLVATPLALAQTKVGFYSRSCPKAESIVQATVKKHVKSNSAVAPGLLRMVFHDCFVHGCDASILIDGSNAEKTAPPNLLLRGYDVIEDAKTQLEAACPGVVSCADILALAARDATVEVGALTYKVPTGRRDGRVSLASDTSNLPSFRDSVTVQKKKFADVGLSAQDLVTLVGGHTIGTVACQFVSYRLYNFTNSGGADPTIDPSFLPTLQSLCPQNGDGNKRIALDYGSGNNFDRSFFKNVRDNRGILESDQSLWQDSTTRNFAQRFMGIRGLAGLTLNLEFGKSMIKMTNIGVKTGTAGEIRKVCSKIN